DNA sequence from the Cohnella herbarum genome:
TGAACGTCGCCTCCGATGGGCTCGCCGTTTACCGACTTCACCCAATCCCCGTCCGCAAGACCGGATTGTTGCGCTGGCGTATCGGGAAGCACCTTCGAGATGAACACCTTAGACGAGTTTTCTAGCGGCACTCCGACCTGTATCAGATAAGCGGCAAATAATACAAAGGCGAGCAGGAAGTTCATTACAGGTCCCGCAAAGATTGCAAGCGCGCGTTTGCCTACCGGTTTGTGACCGAATTGGCGGTCGATAGGCGCGATCTGCGTCTCCCGGCCCCGTGCGATAATGAGCGCCTGCGGATGCACGGAATACCGTTCGATCTCTCCGTCGACATCCAGCGCAATGTATAAGTCTCTCTCCAGATCGAGCGATTTCACTTCTCCGCGCATGACGCCGGAGCCCGAACGTTCATCCAAACGGTCCAAGTAAATGCGGGTGACGACATCGTCTTTGTTCACCCTTACCGCCAAGGTTTGTCCAGGCTGAACCTCGACCACTTCCGGGTCCTCGCCGGCCATTCGCACGAATCCGCCAATCGGAAGCAATCTTAGGGTATATCGAGTTTCCCCGCGTTTGATGGAAAATAACTTAGGCCCGAATCCGATCGCGAACTCGCGCACCAAGATCCCCGCCCGGCGGGCGAAATAATAGTGCCCCCATTCATGCAACGAAACCAATAAGAAAAACATTAGCACGATCGACAATGCGACCTGTATATTTCCCATCATTCCAACCCCTTTGTACCGCGAACGGCTGATCTTAGATTAACATTATTCTCCGAGCCGTTACAAGAGAATACCACCTTGACCATTATTCTATCGCCGAAGCCTCGATACGCGCCCAAGAATCCGTCTCCAATATGGCCTCAAGGCTTGGAGCAGCAACGAAATTATGTTTGGACAATACCCGTTCAATGATCTCTTCGATGGCGAGAAACGATATTTCGCTTTTAAGAAAACGCGAGACGGCAATTTCGTTAGCCGCGTTGAATACGGTAGTCGAGGTGCCCCCTTCTCGCCCGGCCTCATACGCTAATCTCAAGCATGGATATCGGTCGAAGTCCATTTTACGAAAATGCAAGGCGCCCATCGCAAGCAAATCCAACGGAGAAGCCGGCGAAACTTTGCGTTCCGGGTAAGTTAGCGCGTATTGGATCGGCACTCTCATGTCCGGATTCCCAAGCTGCGCCATCACGCTCGTATCGGCGAACTCCACCATCGAGTGGATGATACTCTCCGGATGAAGGACGACGTCGATTTGGTCGTAGGGCAGATCGAATAGCCAATGGGCTTCGATGACTTCCAAGCCTTTGTTAGCCATAGTCGCAGAATCGATCGTCACCTTCGCGCCCATGCTCCAATTGGGATGTTTGAGCGCATCCGCGACCGTAACGTTCTTCAGTTGTTCGCGCCCGAGATCGCGGAAGCTTCCGCCGGAAGCGGTCAACATGATCCTTTTGATCGCTTGGCGATTTTCCCCGTTCATGCATTGGAAGATCGCGGAATGCTCGCTATCGACTGGCAAGATCGATACTCCCTTTTCCTTTGCCCTCCGCATGACCAAGTGTCCTGCCGTCACTAACGTTTCTTTGTTGGCAAGTCCGATATCGGCCCCGGCTTCGATCGCGGCGAGGGTCGAGGTCAATCCCAAGCTGCCGACCAACGCGCACACCACATAATCGGCCCCGGATTGACTCGCGATTTCGTTCAAACCTGCATCTCCGTGAACGACCTTAACGTCGGAAGGGACTTCCGACCGAATACGATCGGCCAAAGCCTCGTTCGCCGCGGAAACCCACTTCGGCTTAAATTGGCGGACTTGCTCCAGCAGAAGATTTACATTAAGACCCGCCGCTAAGCCCACAACCTCGAAATCTTCGGGCTGTCGAGCAATAACGTCAAGGGTCTGGGTACCAATAGAGCCCGTACTGCCGAGGACGACTATTTTTTTCATGAGAAACCTCCGCTATCAACCTTACGGTTATTACTCTCGAGTTATGTATGGGGAACGAATCGATTACATCGTTAGAAGGCCAAGCATATGAACTAATGGAAATACGATCAGCCAGCTATCCGTCCGATCCAATACGCCCCCGTGACCCGGCAATAATTGTCCGGAATCCTTGACGCCGCGGAATCGTTTGTAAGCGGACTGAACGAGATCGCCCATCTGTCCGGCCACCGCCGCCGTTAATCCGATCAAAGCAGCTTGTCCGTAAGCTAGCCATTCCGGCTGGAATGCGGCGAAAATAACGCCTACCGCCACGGCCATGACTAATCCACCGAGTGCCCCTTCAATCG
Encoded proteins:
- a CDS encoding 1-deoxy-D-xylulose-5-phosphate reductoisomerase; protein product: MKKIVVLGSTGSIGTQTLDVIARQPEDFEVVGLAAGLNVNLLLEQVRQFKPKWVSAANEALADRIRSEVPSDVKVVHGDAGLNEIASQSGADYVVCALVGSLGLTSTLAAIEAGADIGLANKETLVTAGHLVMRRAKEKGVSILPVDSEHSAIFQCMNGENRQAIKRIMLTASGGSFRDLGREQLKNVTVADALKHPNWSMGAKVTIDSATMANKGLEVIEAHWLFDLPYDQIDVVLHPESIIHSMVEFADTSVMAQLGNPDMRVPIQYALTYPERKVSPASPLDLLAMGALHFRKMDFDRYPCLRLAYEAGREGGTSTTVFNAANEIAVSRFLKSEISFLAIEEIIERVLSKHNFVAAPSLEAILETDSWARIEASAIE
- the rseP gene encoding RIP metalloprotease RseP; amino-acid sequence: MGNIQVALSIVLMFFLLVSLHEWGHYYFARRAGILVREFAIGFGPKLFSIKRGETRYTLRLLPIGGFVRMAGEDPEVVEVQPGQTLAVRVNKDDVVTRIYLDRLDERSGSGVMRGEVKSLDLERDLYIALDVDGEIERYSVHPQALIIARGRETQIAPIDRQFGHKPVGKRALAIFAGPVMNFLLAFVLFAAYLIQVGVPLENSSKVFISKVLPDTPAQQSGLADGDWVKSVNGEPIGGDVQKFVDQINASAGKQMNWIVDRDGLDVPIKVTPDPETGKIGIYPAGEMRKPGAGETLNFASKSMVEMTERIFEGFRKLIFGEFKLDDLGGPVKTTQVSVEIAREGIDQLTLWAAVLSLYLGIFNLLPIPALDGSRLLFLGIEAVRGKPIDPNRESMVHLVGFAMLMLLMLVVTYNDIVGLVKN